A genome region from Parafrankia irregularis includes the following:
- a CDS encoding GMC oxidoreductase: protein MTEQTVETPLAAPRLSRRRLFGTAAVGAAVAAGVNGLGASPARAAATTAAVPTTVQRERAVVVGSGFGGGVTALRLAQVGVSTLVLERGIRWPTGPNATTFCRFSNIDNRSSWLTDHATIGGVVKTWDPYVGVIESIAGNGMTVNCGAAYGGGSLMYHGMTLQPTRQNFARSMPAAAGLYDELNFWAYPLVARMLGISTIPDDIMNTDPYKSSRLFRSIVPQAGLDPVAVPLPVDWNFVRGELDGRYAPTYTTSDIAFGVNNGGKHSLDVTYLAAAEATGRVRVSTLHVVRDIALDSDKHWVLSVDRIDTGGVLQERKTIIADAVFLNAGSAGTTRLLVKSKAKGLIPNLPDSIGTQWGNNGDRIFAWIGMNGDAGTIQGGPACVGGRDTQATIPYTVLHAGSPAPTGGNKVLTVVGLGIVDNPAGTWAYDAAKDDAVLTWPASSDAALQQLIAAKMQQIAQVGGGFMLDTNAQAPSTWHALGGVPMGSAVDLAGRVLGQRGLYVLDGARIPGSTGACNPSMTIAALAEHSMSKIILQDVGRVF, encoded by the coding sequence ATGACTGAGCAGACCGTCGAAACCCCGCTCGCCGCCCCTCGGCTCAGCCGCCGGAGGTTATTCGGCACGGCCGCGGTCGGCGCCGCCGTCGCTGCCGGGGTCAACGGCCTAGGCGCGTCCCCGGCACGGGCCGCGGCCACGACGGCGGCTGTGCCCACCACGGTCCAGCGGGAGCGGGCCGTGGTGGTCGGTAGCGGCTTCGGTGGAGGCGTCACCGCCCTGCGCCTGGCCCAGGTCGGAGTGTCGACCCTGGTACTCGAGCGCGGGATCCGGTGGCCAACCGGCCCGAACGCGACGACCTTCTGCCGCTTCTCGAACATCGACAACCGGTCGTCGTGGCTGACCGACCACGCCACGATCGGTGGCGTCGTGAAGACCTGGGATCCTTACGTCGGTGTCATCGAAAGCATCGCCGGCAACGGAATGACGGTCAACTGCGGAGCAGCCTACGGTGGCGGTTCCCTGATGTACCACGGAATGACGCTGCAGCCGACCAGGCAGAACTTCGCCAGGTCCATGCCGGCGGCGGCGGGCCTCTATGACGAACTCAACTTCTGGGCCTATCCCCTGGTCGCCCGCATGCTCGGAATATCGACCATTCCAGACGACATCATGAACACGGACCCCTACAAGTCCTCCCGCCTGTTCCGCTCCATCGTTCCGCAGGCCGGGTTGGATCCCGTGGCGGTTCCGCTGCCCGTGGACTGGAACTTCGTACGCGGTGAGCTGGACGGCAGGTACGCGCCGACCTACACCACCAGCGACATCGCCTTCGGCGTCAACAACGGTGGCAAGCACTCCCTCGACGTCACCTATCTCGCGGCGGCCGAGGCCACCGGGCGGGTCCGGGTGTCGACCCTGCACGTCGTACGCGACATCGCCCTGGACTCCGACAAGCACTGGGTGCTCTCCGTCGACCGCATCGACACCGGCGGCGTCCTCCAGGAGCGCAAGACCATCATCGCCGACGCGGTCTTCCTCAATGCCGGCTCCGCGGGCACGACTCGCCTGCTGGTCAAGTCGAAGGCCAAGGGCCTGATTCCCAACCTTCCCGACTCGATCGGTACCCAGTGGGGCAACAACGGCGACCGCATCTTCGCCTGGATCGGCATGAACGGCGACGCGGGGACGATCCAGGGCGGACCGGCCTGCGTCGGCGGCCGTGACACACAGGCCACGATCCCCTACACGGTCCTCCACGCCGGCTCACCGGCGCCCACAGGCGGCAACAAGGTGCTGACCGTCGTCGGCCTGGGTATCGTCGACAATCCCGCGGGCACCTGGGCCTACGACGCGGCCAAGGACGACGCCGTGCTGACATGGCCGGCCAGCAGCGACGCCGCCCTACAGCAGCTGATCGCCGCGAAGATGCAGCAGATCGCCCAGGTCGGCGGCGGGTTCATGTTGGACACCAACGCCCAGGCACCGTCGACCTGGCATGCCCTGGGCGGCGTCCCGATGGGCTCCGCGGTCGACCTGGCCGGCCGGGTCCTCGGCCAGCGCGGGCTCTACGTGCTGGACGGCGCACGCATCCCGGGCTCGACCGGTGCCTGCAACCCGTCGATGACCATCGCCGCCCTCGCCGAACACAGCATGTCCAAGATCATCCTTCAGGACGTGGGTCGCGTCTTCTGA
- a CDS encoding mycothiol transferase, protein MTKVSGAGAGLLTDAFGRIREVVHEAVDGLSADELNDRPGGRANSISWLVWHLSRVQDDHIADVARSDQVWFSGGWEQRFGLPATAGPANRYRSIGYGHSSADVDTVRVTDPALLVGYHDAVHDQTVRFLAGLADTDLDRVVDTSWDPPVTLAVRLVSVVSDDLQHAGQAAFVRGLVHPG, encoded by the coding sequence ATGACGAAGGTTTCCGGTGCCGGCGCCGGGCTGCTCACCGACGCGTTCGGGCGGATCCGCGAGGTCGTGCACGAGGCCGTCGACGGGCTGAGCGCGGACGAGCTGAACGACCGCCCGGGTGGCCGCGCGAACTCCATCAGCTGGCTCGTCTGGCACCTGAGCCGGGTCCAGGACGACCACATCGCGGACGTCGCCAGGTCTGACCAGGTGTGGTTCTCCGGCGGCTGGGAGCAGCGGTTCGGGCTCCCGGCGACGGCCGGCCCGGCGAACCGATACCGGTCGATCGGGTACGGGCACAGCTCCGCCGACGTCGACACCGTCCGCGTCACCGATCCCGCCCTGCTCGTCGGCTACCACGACGCCGTCCACGACCAGACCGTGCGTTTTCTGGCGGGGCTCGCCGACACGGACCTCGACAGGGTCGTCGACACCTCCTGGGATCCGCCGGTCACCCTCGCGGTGCGCCTGGTCAGCGTCGTGTCGGACGATCTGCAGCATGCCGGTCAGGCGGCATTCGTCCGCGGGCTCGTCCACCCGGGCTGA
- a CDS encoding LmeA family phospholipid-binding protein — translation MDPSSPAPAPPSTDTDHPTMRLPRRAQPQAPLTPADAGNADAGHSDAGHSDAGYHGREAHSAQPAYQVDPAELGVPTVGEIPPTRQASATPTWRLDESADVSGPGPRPGYGGWQRPEESVWSRPPDEGAPHPGGWDPAAVAQAPYPGGESPPAGWGAPSADWGAPPAEAGGPPAGAGMPPDGPQAVGVQGAPAPRRRRRGVRAVVALLVVLVLLIAGDRAAVAVAEGQMAKQIKVAVLEGLDCGVPAPTVRDVTIGGFPFLTQILSGTFKDIGVTIEGIPTPGPRISWVQARLNGIHVPLGDMISGNVGEVPVDDIRATVRLDYADLNTYLAGLPGEIQVNPVDGGRRIEISGRVDIPLLGAQEVGGVTTFEVRNNVLTLVPSEVALRGAINLSIPIPGGSLLPALPIPVGQLPLDLNIVEASSGPDGLSLTARAYDVVMPAAEKPEPRQCP, via the coding sequence GTGGATCCGTCGAGCCCGGCGCCGGCGCCGCCATCCACCGACACCGACCATCCGACGATGCGTCTTCCGCGTCGCGCCCAGCCGCAGGCTCCGCTGACACCAGCCGATGCAGGGAACGCCGATGCCGGGCACAGCGATGCCGGGCACAGCGATGCCGGGTACCACGGCCGCGAGGCGCATTCCGCTCAACCGGCGTACCAGGTGGATCCGGCGGAGCTCGGGGTGCCGACGGTGGGGGAGATTCCACCGACCCGCCAGGCATCAGCCACGCCGACCTGGCGGTTGGACGAGTCCGCGGATGTCAGCGGGCCCGGGCCCAGGCCCGGGTATGGCGGGTGGCAGCGCCCGGAGGAAAGCGTCTGGTCACGGCCGCCCGACGAGGGGGCACCCCATCCCGGCGGATGGGATCCGGCCGCGGTCGCGCAGGCACCGTACCCGGGTGGTGAGAGCCCTCCCGCCGGCTGGGGAGCACCGTCAGCCGACTGGGGAGCACCTCCCGCGGAGGCCGGCGGGCCGCCTGCGGGTGCCGGGATGCCTCCGGACGGTCCGCAGGCCGTCGGTGTCCAGGGGGCGCCGGCGCCGAGGCGTCGCCGCCGTGGGGTGCGCGCCGTGGTGGCGCTGCTGGTGGTGCTGGTCCTGCTCATCGCGGGTGACCGCGCCGCGGTCGCGGTGGCCGAGGGCCAGATGGCGAAGCAGATCAAGGTCGCGGTGCTCGAGGGCCTGGACTGTGGCGTGCCGGCGCCCACGGTGCGTGATGTCACCATCGGCGGCTTCCCGTTCCTCACCCAGATCCTGTCCGGCACGTTCAAGGACATCGGCGTGACCATCGAGGGGATCCCCACGCCGGGGCCGCGGATCTCCTGGGTGCAGGCCAGGCTCAACGGCATCCACGTGCCGCTCGGGGACATGATCTCGGGGAACGTCGGCGAGGTACCCGTCGATGACATCCGGGCGACGGTGCGGCTGGACTACGCCGACCTGAACACCTACCTGGCCGGGCTGCCCGGTGAGATCCAGGTCAACCCGGTCGACGGCGGTCGGCGGATCGAGATCTCCGGGCGTGTCGACATCCCGCTGCTCGGGGCCCAGGAGGTCGGTGGGGTGACGACCTTCGAGGTCCGCAACAACGTCCTGACGCTGGTACCCAGCGAGGTCGCGCTGCGCGGTGCCATCAACCTCTCCATCCCGATTCCGGGTGGCTCGCTGTTGCCGGCGCTGCCGATCCCGGTGGGCCAGCTGCCGCTCGACCTGAACATCGTCGAGGCCTCCAGCGGCCCGGACGGGCTGTCCCTGACCGCGCGGGCCTACGACGTCGTGATGCCCGCGGCGGAGAAGCCCGAGCCCCGCCAGTGCCCGTAG
- a CDS encoding TetR/AcrR family transcriptional regulator, giving the protein MPVVTTSSKKQIVLSAERLFALHGIDGISLRQIGAAAGNGNNSAVQYHFGSKDRLIRAIFEYRLPRLHERRADLVATRASHDLRSLLECQVRTLMEHSEEVDSYYLTFVAMLKQYGRRDVFDCMSSSMRASTRAFQEQVGAHLPFLSEHMRAHRISQAMALIIDATAERQRARASDRPLLPFEVHVMDLLDGVAGFVTAPVSAQTVEALRRTSPAGLSWPALL; this is encoded by the coding sequence ATGCCGGTGGTCACCACTTCTAGCAAGAAGCAGATCGTTCTCTCCGCCGAGCGGCTGTTCGCACTTCACGGTATTGACGGGATCTCCCTGCGGCAGATCGGCGCCGCGGCGGGCAACGGAAACAACTCCGCCGTGCAGTACCACTTCGGCTCCAAGGACCGGCTGATTCGAGCGATCTTCGAATACCGGCTGCCCCGGCTGCACGAGCGCCGGGCGGATCTCGTCGCAACCCGGGCGTCACACGACCTCCGTTCCCTGCTGGAATGCCAGGTCCGCACCCTCATGGAGCACAGCGAGGAGGTGGACAGCTACTACCTGACTTTCGTCGCAATGCTGAAGCAGTACGGCCGGCGTGACGTCTTCGACTGCATGTCATCGTCGATGCGGGCATCGACACGGGCTTTTCAGGAACAGGTGGGAGCCCACCTGCCGTTCCTTTCCGAGCACATGCGCGCGCACCGGATCTCACAGGCGATGGCGCTCATCATCGACGCGACCGCCGAGCGGCAGCGCGCGCGGGCGAGCGACCGGCCGCTGCTTCCCTTCGAAGTGCATGTGATGGACCTGCTCGACGGCGTCGCCGGCTTTGTGACCGCACCGGTCTCCGCGCAGACCGTCGAAGCACTGCGGCGCACCAGCCCGGCCGGGCTGTCCTGGCCAGCCCTGCTCTGA
- a CDS encoding SAM-dependent methyltransferase produces the protein MTDYPPPTFDTSRPHSARVWNYYLGGKDNFPVDREHGDRTIAVFPQILDVARASRAFLARAITYLAAEQGVRQFLDVGTGLPVENNTHQVAQRIAPQSRVVYVDNDPMVLIHARALLAGTPEGVTTYLESDARDPARILAFARQTLDFSQPVGLMLMSIMGLIADLDEAYSIVRHLLGELPSGSFLVLEDGSDDRTSDPAPVPATNKDLSMADLNEVTTVGNGYHYRTVDQITRFFDGLELIAPGIVSPPYWRNNPEPDGPFAPLESCGVGRKP, from the coding sequence ATGACCGACTATCCGCCCCCGACCTTCGACACCAGCCGCCCGCATTCGGCCCGGGTGTGGAACTACTACCTGGGAGGCAAGGACAACTTTCCCGTCGACCGGGAGCACGGCGATCGGACCATCGCCGTCTTCCCCCAGATCCTGGACGTGGCGCGGGCGTCCCGGGCGTTTCTGGCCCGCGCCATCACCTACCTCGCGGCCGAGCAGGGGGTGCGGCAGTTCCTGGACGTCGGCACCGGACTGCCGGTCGAGAACAACACGCACCAGGTCGCGCAGCGGATAGCGCCGCAATCGCGGGTCGTCTACGTCGACAACGATCCCATGGTGCTCATTCACGCCCGGGCGCTGTTGGCCGGGACGCCCGAGGGCGTCACCACCTACCTGGAGTCCGATGCACGCGACCCCGCGCGCATCCTCGCGTTCGCCCGCCAGACGCTGGACTTCTCCCAGCCGGTCGGTCTGATGCTCATGTCGATCATGGGCCTGATCGCGGACCTCGACGAGGCCTACTCCATCGTGCGCCACCTGCTCGGGGAGCTGCCGTCGGGAAGCTTCCTCGTGCTGGAGGACGGCTCCGACGACCGGACCTCGGACCCGGCACCGGTACCGGCGACGAACAAAGACCTCAGTATGGCCGACCTCAACGAGGTCACCACGGTCGGGAACGGATATCACTACCGGACCGTCGATCAGATCACCCGTTTCTTCGACGGGCTTGAGCTCATCGCGCCGGGAATCGTCTCGCCGCCATACTGGCGTAACAACCCGGAGCCGGACGGGCCGTTTGCGCCACTGGAATCCTGCGGTGTCGGCAGGAAGCCCTGA
- a CDS encoding ABC transporter permease, whose product MPDGHLPLPPAATPPTGSPRLLGLAARTARTVLPPLAVLGVVLAIWYVVSYCFLTPRRRFLLPPPHEIVAEGFLDRRAAGEILTALGGTAQVALAGLAIAAAIGVGAAILMAQARWIENSFYPWAILLQTIPVLAIVPLIGFWLGYGFWSRTVVCVVIAMFPMITNTLLGIQSVDAGHHDLFTLRRVGRWRRLIHLELPSALPAIFAGLRISAGLAVIGAIVGDFFFRRGDVGIGALIDNYTRDLSSGRLFAAIIAAAFLGLVVFWIFGLAARLAVGSWHESAR is encoded by the coding sequence GTGCCAGACGGCCACCTCCCCCTACCGCCCGCGGCCACGCCCCCGACCGGTTCGCCACGCCTGCTCGGGCTCGCGGCGAGAACCGCGCGGACGGTCCTGCCTCCGCTCGCCGTCCTCGGCGTGGTGCTGGCCATCTGGTACGTCGTCTCCTACTGCTTTCTGACCCCGCGGCGCCGCTTCCTGCTCCCGCCGCCCCACGAGATCGTCGCGGAGGGTTTTCTCGACCGCCGGGCCGCGGGCGAGATCCTCACCGCGCTGGGCGGCACCGCCCAGGTCGCCCTCGCCGGCCTCGCGATCGCCGCGGCGATCGGTGTCGGCGCGGCGATCCTGATGGCCCAGGCACGCTGGATCGAGAACTCGTTCTACCCCTGGGCGATCCTGCTGCAGACGATCCCCGTGCTGGCGATCGTCCCCCTGATCGGATTCTGGCTCGGCTACGGCTTCTGGTCGCGCACGGTCGTCTGCGTCGTCATCGCCATGTTCCCGATGATCACGAACACGCTGCTGGGCATCCAGTCCGTCGACGCCGGCCACCACGACCTGTTCACCCTGCGCCGCGTCGGCCGATGGCGCCGGCTGATCCATCTGGAGCTGCCCAGCGCGCTGCCCGCGATCTTCGCGGGCCTGCGCATCTCGGCCGGCCTGGCCGTGATCGGCGCGATCGTCGGGGACTTCTTCTTCCGCCGGGGCGACGTCGGCATCGGCGCGCTCATCGACAACTACACCCGCGACCTCTCCTCGGGCCGGCTGTTCGCCGCGATCATCGCCGCCGCGTTCCTCGGCCTGGTGGTTTTCTGGATCTTCGGCCTGGCCGCCCGCCTCGCCGTCGGCTCCTGGCACGAGTCCGCGCGCTGA